In Bacillota bacterium, one genomic interval encodes:
- a CDS encoding OmpA family protein — protein sequence MTRRRRGGSTVAAASWLTTYSDLVTLLLCFFVLLYSFSAIDIQKFRRFVMSFQGQGVLDGGDVPDTVSPIPEQQVGEVATESDEPFWEDSGRLMVHVQEFLDTHDIDAEVQVYQEVQGVVLELKDHLLFDSGRSSIRADGMGLLNTLSLLFNQFPNQVTVQGHTDNVPISTVEFPTNWELSTSRATRVVRYFVEVRELNPHRFSAAGYGEFQPVDSNETSEGRSRNRRVVFLLRGF from the coding sequence ATGACTAGACGAAGAAGAGGCGGGTCTACAGTGGCTGCAGCCAGCTGGCTGACGACTTACTCGGACTTGGTCACACTGCTCCTATGTTTCTTTGTGCTTCTGTATAGTTTTTCCGCTATTGATATTCAGAAATTTCGCCGTTTTGTGATGTCTTTTCAAGGGCAAGGGGTGCTCGATGGGGGAGATGTTCCAGACACTGTTAGTCCGATACCAGAGCAGCAGGTTGGAGAAGTAGCGACCGAATCCGATGAGCCCTTTTGGGAAGATAGCGGACGTCTTATGGTGCATGTGCAAGAGTTTCTTGATACGCATGATATCGATGCCGAGGTGCAGGTGTACCAAGAAGTGCAGGGAGTCGTGCTAGAGCTTAAAGACCACCTGCTTTTTGACTCGGGGCGCTCATCCATACGGGCGGATGGCATGGGCTTACTTAACACCTTGAGCCTGCTCTTTAATCAATTTCCGAACCAGGTTACGGTGCAGGGCCACACCGACAATGTGCCCATTAGCACAGTGGAATTCCCTACGAACTGGGAGCTTTCTACCTCGCGTGCTACACGTGTGGTGCGTTACTTTGTCGAGGTGCGCGAGTTAAATCCGCACCGTTTCTCGGCTGCAGGATACGGCGAGTTTCAGCCGGTGGACAGTAATGAGACTAGTGAAGGCCGCAGCCGAAACCGCCGCGTTGTTTTTTTATTACGAGGATTTTAG
- a CDS encoding flagellar basal body-associated FliL family protein — protein sequence MVKKVIIGVVVVALLAVAVLFGQPLFSSVMNMVNPPPQLVVAPSQEFTVNLLDSGMRRFLRLRMSFEYYDNSKLVAELNSRDAQVRDTVFAVLRTRSVSDLVTNDHIATLRQDLITALNEILEHGDIVNVYFVEFAIQ from the coding sequence ATGGTAAAGAAAGTAATTATCGGCGTGGTAGTGGTCGCACTTTTGGCCGTGGCTGTGCTCTTTGGGCAGCCACTATTTTCGAGCGTGATGAACATGGTTAATCCGCCACCGCAGCTTGTGGTTGCCCCCTCGCAGGAGTTTACCGTGAACTTGCTCGACTCAGGTATGCGGCGCTTTCTTCGTCTGCGCATGTCTTTTGAGTACTACGATAACAGCAAGTTGGTGGCTGAGCTAAATAGTAGAGATGCCCAAGTGCGTGATACTGTTTTCGCGGTCCTACGAACTAGAAGCGTTAGCGACCTTGTTACTAATGACCATATTGCCACGCTGCGGCAAGATCTAATTACTGCTCTCAACGAGATTTTAGAACATGGCGATATAGTTAATGTTTACTTTGTGGAGTTTGCGATTCAGTAG
- a CDS encoding flagellar biosynthetic protein FliO, protein MPASDFFGVLVNTISSLALVLGLLFLLRYYLLRGVGGSAPRRAAQLRVREQLMLGPRARVVLIDVAERTYLVGMSEQAVTMVELKDLAAPSGEALPPTSSTFTTHLQDVLTMLRQGGKR, encoded by the coding sequence TTGCCGGCTAGTGATTTTTTTGGCGTACTTGTGAACACGATTTCTTCTCTCGCGCTGGTCCTTGGTCTTTTATTTTTGCTGCGCTACTACTTGCTGCGCGGGGTGGGGGGCAGTGCGCCGAGGAGGGCAGCGCAGCTTAGAGTGCGTGAACAATTAATGCTTGGCCCACGGGCCCGCGTAGTGCTTATAGACGTCGCCGAACGCACTTACCTCGTAGGGATGAGCGAGCAGGCGGTGACCATGGTCGAGCTTAAGGATTTGGCTGCTCCCTCAGGCGAAGCATTGCCACCAACATCTTCTACTTTTACCACCCATCTACAAGATGTTCTGACCATGCTACGACAGGGGGGCAAGCGCTAG
- the fliP gene encoding flagellar type III secretion system pore protein FliP (The bacterial flagellar biogenesis protein FliP forms a type III secretion system (T3SS)-type pore required for flagellar assembly.), giving the protein MATNIFYFYHPSTRCSDHATTGGQALVLPIPLFDLTVRTPGSPAEVVESVRLLVLLTVLSLVPAIMMMVTSFTRTVIVLSLVRTAVAAQNVPPNQVIIGLALFITFFTMTPTITALNDSALTPFLNGEINQEVALERGAVPLREFMLQHTREADLALFLMATDSPAPQTPQDVSLNVLIPAFMISELKTAFQMGVILFIPFMVIDMVVASTLLSMGMFMLPPVTISLPFKLLLFVMADGWHLVVKSLIESF; this is encoded by the coding sequence ATTGCCACCAACATCTTCTACTTTTACCACCCATCTACAAGATGTTCTGACCATGCTACGACAGGGGGGCAAGCGCTAGTGTTGCCGATTCCTCTTTTTGATTTGACGGTGCGCACTCCCGGTTCGCCTGCCGAGGTGGTGGAGAGCGTGCGCCTACTCGTACTACTTACCGTACTAAGCCTGGTGCCGGCCATTATGATGATGGTGACTTCATTTACGCGCACGGTGATTGTGCTCTCGCTCGTGCGAACCGCCGTAGCGGCGCAAAATGTACCCCCCAACCAAGTGATTATTGGTCTCGCGCTTTTCATTACTTTTTTTACCATGACACCGACCATTACCGCCCTGAACGACAGTGCTCTGACACCGTTTCTAAACGGCGAGATCAACCAAGAAGTGGCGCTAGAAAGGGGAGCGGTGCCCCTGCGCGAATTTATGCTGCAGCACACGCGGGAGGCCGACCTAGCTCTTTTTCTCATGGCGACGGATAGCCCGGCCCCGCAGACACCGCAAGATGTTTCGCTTAATGTGCTTATACCCGCCTTTATGATTAGCGAGCTTAAGACGGCTTTTCAGATGGGGGTCATTCTCTTTATCCCCTTTATGGTCATCGACATGGTGGTGGCCAGCACCCTTCTCTCCATGGGCATGTTTATGCTACCCCCCGTCACCATCTCCCTGCCCTTTAAACTACTGTTGTTTGTTATGGCTGATGGTTGGCACTTAGTTGTTAAATCTCTGATCGAAAGTTTTTAA
- the fliQ gene encoding flagellar biosynthesis protein FliQ, whose translation MTEGTALHLAREAIALTMLLSGPLLIASLIVGLLISIFQAATQIQEQTLTFVPKLVAIMFTLLVLGSWMLNTMISYTVELLSTLGQMAR comes from the coding sequence GTGACAGAGGGTACGGCGTTACACCTAGCGCGCGAAGCCATTGCGCTCACCATGCTTTTGTCGGGCCCGCTTCTTATTGCTAGCCTCATTGTTGGCTTGCTCATCTCTATCTTTCAAGCGGCGACGCAGATTCAAGAGCAGACGCTCACCTTTGTGCCCAAGCTCGTGGCAATAATGTTTACCTTGCTTGTGCTCGGCAGCTGGATGCTTAACACCATGATTTCTTACACAGTCGAGCTGCTATCCACCTTGGGGCAGATGGCGCGATGA
- a CDS encoding flagellar biosynthetic protein FliR, with protein MTVMAPWLTFLLILGRIMSMLVTAPLFGRRDIPLMPKLGLGMYMSLLTMTTVETSFSGSNAAFIQAFLAEVVGGLVVGLLASWLLSSFAMGGQLMDQQAGFGTASVLDPGTATTVTLIGNLLLYVGLLLFLELNGHHLLIMGLMRSFAVVPAGNLGLPLSLTEWAVRTLTISTVLFLRLAMPLLAVIVITDIALGMIGRAVPQLNVLMLGLPLKAGVALLLLGVLSPLFLAIGHEVVMQVENSMGLLLGGMVR; from the coding sequence ATGACTGTTATGGCACCATGGCTGACCTTTCTCTTGATTTTGGGGCGCATTATGTCTATGCTCGTCACGGCACCGCTCTTTGGCCGCCGCGACATACCGCTCATGCCTAAGCTTGGGCTGGGCATGTACATGAGCCTGTTGACCATGACCACGGTAGAGACGTCCTTTAGTGGCAGTAACGCCGCCTTTATACAAGCCTTCTTGGCTGAAGTCGTGGGCGGCTTGGTGGTTGGCTTGCTGGCGTCGTGGCTGCTGTCTAGCTTTGCCATGGGGGGGCAGCTGATGGACCAGCAGGCTGGTTTCGGCACCGCCTCGGTGCTTGACCCCGGGACGGCAACGACGGTCACCCTCATCGGCAACTTGCTGCTCTATGTGGGCCTTTTGCTTTTTTTGGAGCTCAATGGTCACCATCTGCTCATTATGGGACTAATGCGTAGCTTTGCGGTCGTGCCTGCCGGTAACCTAGGCTTGCCGCTCTCCCTCACTGAATGGGCGGTACGCACTCTGACCATTTCTACGGTTCTGTTTTTACGCTTGGCCATGCCTCTACTCGCGGTCATTGTCATCACCGACATTGCTCTGGGTATGATTGGGCGAGCCGTGCCGCAACTTAACGTCTTGATGCTCGGCCTGCCCCTTAAGGCGGGTGTCGCCCTGCTTTTGCTCGGGGTATTATCGCCCTTATTTCTGGCTATTGGCCACGAGGTGGTTATGCAGGTCGAGAATAGCATGGGCTTGCTGCTCGGAGGTATGGTTAGATGA
- the flhB gene encoding flagellar biosynthesis protein FlhB, which translates to MSPEQGNEERTEQATPKRLSEARDKGQVAKSTDLIGAMGFFGVFLAFAATAGGFVSQTLAYLMRSLSTFGDPALLQGGYGQLFGGALTMYASLVWPVLLAALVIGVAANLMQVGFIWSMDPIKPELSRLDPLAGLGRMFSMRALFDLIKALVKLLLVGWAAYSGVQGELDSLLQVGFAEGTAAIVLVGRVLWTLALRVGLVYVLIGTVDFLYQRYEHSKNLRMSRHEVKEEHKQMEGDPQVRAKQKERQRLLATRRMFSDIPKATVVITNPTHYAVALKYEEASGGAPVVVAKGSDYLAQRIIAAAKAAKVPIMPQPEVARALYAKVDLGREIPIELYRLVAEVLAAVFSRKGGL; encoded by the coding sequence ATGAGCCCAGAGCAAGGCAATGAGGAACGCACCGAACAAGCGACGCCTAAGCGCCTGAGCGAGGCGCGAGACAAGGGGCAAGTGGCCAAGAGCACGGATCTCATCGGGGCCATGGGTTTCTTTGGTGTTTTTCTGGCCTTTGCCGCGACGGCAGGGGGCTTTGTCAGCCAGACGCTCGCCTACCTTATGCGCTCGCTTTCTACCTTTGGCGATCCTGCCCTGCTACAAGGCGGCTACGGCCAGTTATTTGGCGGGGCACTGACCATGTATGCCAGCCTCGTTTGGCCGGTGCTCTTGGCTGCCCTCGTCATTGGTGTGGCGGCAAACCTTATGCAAGTTGGTTTTATCTGGAGCATGGACCCCATCAAGCCCGAACTGAGCCGTCTTGATCCCCTTGCTGGGCTCGGACGCATGTTTTCCATGCGAGCTCTGTTTGACCTGATTAAGGCCCTCGTAAAATTACTACTAGTGGGTTGGGCTGCCTACTCGGGGGTGCAAGGGGAGCTAGACAGTTTGCTACAGGTGGGCTTTGCCGAAGGAACAGCCGCCATTGTGCTGGTCGGGCGCGTGCTTTGGACCTTGGCCCTACGCGTGGGCTTGGTATATGTCCTTATCGGCACGGTTGATTTTCTTTACCAAAGGTATGAGCACAGCAAGAACTTGCGCATGAGCAGGCATGAAGTAAAAGAGGAACACAAGCAAATGGAGGGCGACCCGCAGGTTAGAGCCAAGCAAAAGGAACGGCAACGCCTGCTGGCCACGCGCCGTATGTTTAGCGATATCCCCAAGGCGACGGTGGTCATCACTAACCCCACGCATTATGCTGTGGCCTTAAAGTACGAAGAGGCTAGTGGGGGTGCTCCGGTCGTCGTGGCTAAGGGCAGCGACTACCTGGCGCAGCGCATTATTGCCGCGGCCAAGGCAGCCAAGGTGCCCATTATGCCGCAGCCGGAAGTAGCTCGCGCCCTGTATGCCAAAGTTGATTTGGGCCGCGAGATTCCCATCGAATTGTATCGTTTAGTGGCCGAAGTCTTGGCCGCCGTATTTTCCCGCAAAGGAGGACTGTGA
- the flhA gene encoding flagellar biosynthesis protein FlhA, which produces MLKTLLGQSDMIVASLVIGIIIIIIVPLAPWALDLLLIVNIAISLIVFLTTFFTTNILQLSVFPTLLLVTTLLRLALNISSTRLILSAGEAGAVITAFGSFVIGGNYVVGLVIFIIITVIQFVVITNGAGRVAEVAARFTLDAMPGKQMAVDADLNAGLINDVQARTRRRELQRESDFYGAMDGASKFVKGDAIAGIVITLINIFGGLVIGMLQLGMSIQEAAVVYVMLTVGDGLVSQLPALLISSATGVLVTRANTDHSFGTELTAQLFSMPKVLGMVAVLLAGIGLVPALPATPFLAVSGAIGYAAYVLTQEAQEKVRTAAKATQQAPPRPSEPENVLNLISTEQLEAEIGFGLVRLTDGSKGGDMLERLAALRRRVMAEQGIFIRPIRIRDNLQLKPNQYVFKVRGNQVAEGELMPNHYLAMDYGGGKVDLPGTDTLEPTFGLPARWIAQSERERAELMGLTTVDATTVLITHLSEVVRRYAHELLGRQEVKELVEKVKEQNPAVIEELTAEHVTVGELQKVLQGLLQEGVPIRDLVTILEAVADNVRVSRDSDVLLEKTRQSLSRTISQNIATQGTIYAVTLHPRTEQGMLESVGASGNGHILLEPGKLSTFFDRLAKQGEKLQAQGRQPVVLCPSRLRLPLRRLTARHFPHFIFISPGEVSSGMSIETIGVVGVE; this is translated from the coding sequence ATGTTAAAGACGCTACTCGGCCAGAGTGACATGATAGTTGCCTCCCTAGTCATTGGCATTATTATTATAATTATTGTGCCCCTGGCCCCATGGGCCTTAGATTTGCTGCTCATTGTTAATATTGCCATTAGCCTAATCGTCTTTCTGACCACCTTCTTTACCACTAATATCCTACAGCTCAGCGTTTTTCCGACCCTGCTCTTGGTGACGACACTTTTGCGCTTGGCGCTCAACATTTCGTCTACGCGCCTTATCCTCTCGGCGGGGGAGGCCGGGGCGGTTATTACAGCCTTCGGCTCCTTTGTTATCGGTGGCAACTACGTGGTCGGTCTGGTCATCTTCATTATTATTACAGTTATTCAGTTTGTCGTTATCACCAATGGCGCGGGGCGCGTGGCGGAAGTAGCGGCGCGTTTTACTCTTGATGCCATGCCCGGCAAGCAAATGGCGGTGGATGCCGACTTAAACGCGGGGTTAATCAATGATGTGCAGGCGAGAACGCGTCGACGTGAATTGCAGCGAGAGTCGGATTTTTATGGGGCCATGGACGGTGCCAGCAAATTTGTTAAAGGCGACGCCATTGCCGGTATTGTCATCACTTTGATTAATATTTTTGGCGGGCTAGTTATCGGCATGCTGCAACTTGGTATGTCCATCCAAGAGGCCGCCGTAGTGTATGTCATGCTGACGGTGGGCGATGGCTTGGTCAGCCAATTGCCGGCTCTCTTAATCTCCTCTGCCACCGGTGTTTTGGTGACTCGCGCCAATACCGACCATAGTTTTGGCACAGAATTGACCGCCCAACTGTTTTCTATGCCTAAAGTTCTCGGCATGGTGGCTGTGCTCTTGGCAGGTATCGGCCTAGTGCCGGCTCTTCCTGCCACCCCCTTCCTGGCAGTTTCAGGCGCGATTGGGTATGCCGCCTATGTGTTGACGCAAGAGGCACAGGAAAAGGTCAGGACGGCAGCGAAAGCGACCCAGCAAGCGCCGCCAAGACCTAGTGAGCCAGAAAATGTGCTCAATCTAATCTCGACAGAACAACTAGAAGCCGAAATTGGCTTTGGCTTAGTGCGCCTAACCGACGGCAGCAAGGGCGGCGACATGCTCGAGAGATTGGCTGCTCTGCGCCGCCGGGTGATGGCCGAGCAGGGGATCTTTATTCGGCCGATTCGCATCCGCGATAATCTGCAGCTTAAGCCCAATCAGTATGTCTTCAAAGTGCGTGGCAATCAAGTGGCGGAGGGGGAGCTAATGCCGAACCACTACCTGGCCATGGACTATGGGGGAGGGAAGGTAGACCTGCCGGGCACGGATACCCTAGAGCCGACCTTTGGCCTGCCCGCGCGCTGGATTGCCCAGTCAGAACGAGAGCGCGCCGAGCTCATGGGACTTACAACTGTTGATGCCACGACCGTGCTTATTACGCACTTGAGCGAGGTGGTGCGACGCTACGCACACGAGCTCTTGGGCCGCCAAGAGGTCAAGGAGCTGGTTGAAAAAGTAAAGGAACAGAACCCGGCCGTAATTGAAGAGCTAACCGCGGAACATGTCACGGTGGGCGAGCTGCAGAAGGTACTACAGGGGCTCTTGCAAGAAGGGGTACCGATTCGCGACCTGGTCACTATTTTAGAGGCCGTAGCGGACAATGTACGAGTGTCTCGCGATAGTGATGTACTACTTGAGAAAACACGCCAATCTTTAAGCAGAACAATTAGCCAAAATATAGCGACACAAGGTACAATATATGCAGTGACTTTGCACCCGCGCACCGAGCAGGGGATGCTAGAGTCCGTCGGAGCGAGCGGCAATGGGCACATACTGCTTGAGCCCGGCAAGCTCAGCACTTTTTTTGATCGCCTAGCCAAGCAGGGTGAAAAGCTGCAGGCACAGGGCAGGCAGCCCGTGGTGCTTTGTCCCTCGCGTTTGCGTCTACCACTCCGCAGGCTTACGGCACGACACTTTCCGCATTTTATTTTTATATCTCCCGGTGAAGTCTCCAGCGGCATGAGTATAGAAACTATAGGCGTGGTAGGTGTGGAATGA
- a CDS encoding flagellar biosynthesis protein FlhF, whose product MKIKKVVAKDMQVALHLLRKELGPEAVIVSSRTIREPGFWGLFKPPRVEVTAAVERMPEKEPHEDSLRAELHEIRALIHQIGVTEHKTSAKGGLTPKWAERFRAADLSPEIVSLLSEQLGNGAGGRAEEESRVLERLAKYFTLPAPRGKGKRISVFVGPTGVGKTTTIAKLAARRALQEKKRVSLITIDTFRIGAVEQLKIYGDIIGVPVEVVTSPSEFREVLKLQKNKDDIFVDTTGRSAKKPLQVGELKAYFDDIPDLDKYLVVSATTKSRDLLSIYRAFCDLNLYAAIVTKCDETENLGGIVDLCYRTALPVAYATNGQNVPEDIRVVDPMEMARMVLGVQG is encoded by the coding sequence ATGAAAATAAAAAAAGTCGTAGCTAAAGATATGCAAGTCGCTCTGCACCTACTGCGTAAAGAGCTTGGCCCTGAGGCGGTAATAGTTAGCTCGCGTACCATACGTGAGCCGGGGTTTTGGGGTTTGTTCAAACCCCCGCGCGTTGAGGTCACGGCGGCCGTGGAGCGCATGCCAGAAAAAGAGCCGCATGAGGATTCTTTGCGCGCGGAATTACATGAAATTAGGGCCTTGATACATCAGATTGGCGTGACAGAGCATAAGACCTCGGCGAAGGGCGGCTTAACCCCGAAGTGGGCGGAGCGTTTTAGGGCGGCAGATCTTAGCCCCGAAATCGTTTCTTTACTAAGCGAACAATTAGGGAACGGAGCCGGAGGCAGGGCGGAAGAGGAGAGTCGCGTCTTAGAGCGTCTAGCTAAGTACTTCACCCTGCCGGCGCCTCGCGGCAAGGGTAAGCGTATTTCTGTATTTGTCGGCCCTACGGGCGTGGGCAAGACTACAACCATCGCTAAATTGGCGGCCCGTCGTGCGCTACAAGAGAAAAAGAGAGTTTCTCTAATTACTATCGATACTTTTCGTATCGGGGCGGTGGAGCAGCTTAAGATTTACGGCGATATTATCGGCGTACCGGTGGAAGTAGTTACGTCCCCAAGCGAATTTCGCGAAGTGCTAAAGCTACAGAAGAACAAAGACGACATCTTTGTCGATACCACCGGGCGCTCTGCTAAGAAACCCTTGCAGGTGGGTGAGCTTAAGGCCTACTTCGACGATATACCTGACCTAGACAAGTACTTGGTCGTGAGCGCGACAACGAAGAGTCGTGACTTACTTAGCATCTATCGCGCCTTTTGCGACCTTAATCTTTACGCGGCCATTGTCACAAAATGTGATGAAACGGAGAACCTCGGTGGCATTGTTGACCTATGCTATCGAACTGCTTTACCTGTGGCCTATGCTACCAATGGGCAGAATGTGCCGGAGGATATCCGCGTAGTCGACCCCATGGAAATGGCGAGAATGGTCTTGGGGGTGCAGGGTTGA
- a CDS encoding MinD/ParA family protein, with product MMADQAQSLRKLAAKDRAGRRTKVITVASGKGGVGKTNLVVNLGIVLARLGKVTTLVDADLGMANVDVVLGQFFEFDLEHVLKGQKTLEEVIGIGPHGLRIVPSASGVPEMANMENKQRSRLISELAKLEHTTDFLLIDTGAGISRNVLAFANLADEVLIVVTPEPTSLADAYGLVKLLVKSKAVRNIALVVNRAQGAQEGKLTGERFLALVERFLSFKMRFLGYIADDAVVGQAVRKQQPFVMGHPESWPSRQVEKIARELLGEVASPEPERGLLAGLMRLFGGR from the coding sequence TTGATGGCAGACCAAGCCCAGAGCTTGCGCAAGTTAGCGGCCAAGGACCGTGCAGGGCGCCGCACCAAGGTGATTACCGTGGCCAGCGGCAAAGGCGGCGTCGGCAAAACCAATTTAGTGGTCAACCTAGGTATTGTTTTGGCTCGCCTCGGTAAAGTAACCACGCTGGTGGATGCCGACCTCGGGATGGCCAATGTCGATGTGGTGCTCGGGCAGTTTTTTGAGTTTGACCTCGAGCATGTTCTCAAGGGGCAAAAGACCCTTGAAGAAGTTATCGGTATCGGACCGCATGGCTTACGCATTGTGCCTTCGGCCTCGGGGGTGCCCGAAATGGCCAATATGGAGAATAAGCAAAGAAGCCGTTTGATTTCGGAGCTGGCCAAGCTCGAGCACACCACGGACTTTCTCTTAATTGATACTGGTGCGGGTATCTCACGTAATGTCTTGGCTTTTGCCAACTTGGCCGATGAGGTGCTTATCGTGGTTACCCCTGAGCCAACCTCTTTGGCAGACGCTTACGGCCTGGTCAAGCTGCTTGTTAAAAGCAAGGCGGTACGAAATATAGCTTTGGTGGTAAACAGGGCGCAGGGTGCGCAAGAGGGGAAGTTAACGGGGGAGCGGTTTTTAGCCTTGGTGGAGCGGTTCTTAAGTTTTAAAATGCGTTTCCTTGGTTATATAGCCGATGACGCCGTAGTCGGGCAAGCGGTTCGTAAGCAGCAGCCCTTTGTCATGGGACACCCCGAGTCTTGGCCAAGTCGGCAAGTTGAGAAAATTGCCAGAGAACTCCTGGGCGAGGTGGCGAGCCCAGAGCCGGAGCGTGGGCTCTTGGCTGGATTGATGAGGCTGTTTGGAGGTCGCTAG
- a CDS encoding PilZ domain-containing protein, producing the protein MINPSLHIGLRLELTRKDDLRVYVTRVEDISHLEFAVGVPFGSTSAEVFHPGEEIFCWFGDKEDQALWGFAARVLRREVRRIPLYYISMPTNFERVQRRNFFRLPTLIQAQYRLLGENHWYKAFVIDISGGGVRLSHRDPLAHLDMVQVTFALHKSDSHFLLQGQVMRVERVDSAGILMYHTGIKFINLPMSTQDRLVGYVFARLSETKRFRGE; encoded by the coding sequence ATGATTAACCCCTCACTCCATATTGGGCTGCGGCTTGAGCTTACCCGCAAAGACGATTTAAGAGTCTATGTGACGCGAGTGGAAGATATCTCACACCTAGAGTTTGCGGTGGGCGTCCCCTTTGGCTCTACTAGCGCAGAAGTTTTTCATCCCGGCGAGGAAATCTTCTGTTGGTTTGGCGATAAGGAAGATCAAGCCTTGTGGGGTTTTGCCGCGCGCGTGCTGCGCCGTGAAGTGCGTCGCATACCTTTGTACTATATTTCCATGCCAACAAACTTTGAACGCGTGCAGCGGCGCAATTTCTTCCGCTTGCCGACTCTGATTCAGGCTCAGTATCGCTTGCTAGGGGAAAATCACTGGTACAAGGCTTTTGTCATTGATATTAGCGGCGGGGGCGTGCGGCTATCTCACCGCGACCCCTTAGCTCACCTAGATATGGTCCAAGTTACTTTCGCTCTACATAAATCTGACTCTCACTTTCTCTTGCAGGGGCAGGTGATGCGGGTGGAGAGGGTAGATTCAGCCGGAATTCTCATGTATCATACGGGTATAAAATTCATTAACCTGCCGATGAGCACGCAAGACCGACTCGTGGGCTATGTCTTTGCCCGCCTGTCGGAAACAAAACGCTTTAGAGGGGAATGA
- a CDS encoding FliA/WhiG family RNA polymerase sigma factor, producing MKVQVLTSVETERETLLLSFLPLVRRIAGRIYIPSPGVLDKEDLISHGLVGLMEAVDKYDPSREISFESYVYRRVRGAMIDAIRTISFSPRTVNERVKQFREVEDKLRAQGMDISDEQVAREMGLSVAQVREVLGHIALRSLISLNRVLYSEEGEEVPVLQAVGSSSSPNPEAILEEADLQAKLAESLDKLPARDRQLLNLYYVEELTLKEIAAVFGVTEGRVSQLHARAIIRLREVMDYRT from the coding sequence ATGAAAGTGCAAGTCCTAACATCAGTTGAGACCGAGCGCGAAACGCTACTGCTCTCTTTCTTGCCCTTGGTGCGGCGTATTGCCGGTCGCATCTACATCCCTAGCCCAGGTGTTTTAGACAAGGAAGACTTAATATCCCATGGGCTGGTGGGACTTATGGAAGCAGTAGACAAGTATGACCCCTCTCGCGAGATAAGTTTCGAGAGTTATGTGTATCGCCGCGTGCGCGGGGCCATGATTGACGCCATCAGAACCATTAGCTTTAGCCCACGCACCGTCAATGAACGCGTCAAGCAATTTCGCGAAGTAGAGGACAAACTTAGAGCGCAGGGGATGGACATCAGCGATGAACAGGTAGCCAGAGAAATGGGTTTGTCGGTGGCGCAAGTGCGTGAAGTTTTGGGGCATATCGCGTTACGATCCTTAATCTCCCTAAATCGTGTTCTTTACTCGGAGGAGGGCGAGGAAGTACCCGTGCTACAGGCAGTGGGCTCTAGCTCAAGCCCAAACCCCGAGGCAATCCTCGAAGAGGCAGATTTGCAGGCAAAATTAGCCGAGTCGCTAGACAAATTACCAGCCCGCGACCGACAATTGCTCAATCTCTACTATGTGGAGGAGTTAACTCTCAAGGAGATTGCCGCTGTTTTTGGTGTTACAGAGGGCCGTGTGTCGCAGTTACATGCCCGAGCTATAATTAGATTAAGAGAAGTAATGGATTACAGGACATAG